Proteins from a genomic interval of Hornefia porci:
- a CDS encoding AEC family transporter, whose product MATVFLKVIMIFCIVAVGYAANKAGVLPVESNKYLVNLLLYISIPAMIIDSMSENPLTPEMKRATLEVFLGTLIWFFAVWLLGLLVLKILRYRPPEDQGVLLALMSSVNSGFMGFPVTASIFGSQALYFMVIENCTCVFYLYFLQVLQLNYGTKKRADIRAVFRSLCNMCMLAALIGLVLLITGIRLPEIASDFFGILADATVPVSMIVLGIQLSNSNLKSAFTDRKLIIVCLVNVVLVPVLTFLGCNWLPLTNWAKLTLVFASAFPGAVISVAIAARENKNADLMAKGIAMTTLMSLATLPVAAMALMELYM is encoded by the coding sequence ATGGCGACAGTTTTTCTGAAGGTTATTATGATTTTCTGCATCGTTGCCGTAGGCTACGCCGCGAACAAAGCAGGTGTTCTTCCTGTAGAGTCGAACAAGTATCTGGTCAATCTTCTCCTGTATATATCCATCCCGGCCATGATTATCGATTCCATGTCGGAAAATCCGCTGACGCCGGAAATGAAACGGGCGACATTAGAGGTGTTTCTGGGAACGCTGATCTGGTTTTTCGCTGTATGGCTGCTGGGTCTTCTGGTACTGAAGATACTGCGGTATCGGCCGCCGGAGGATCAGGGGGTCCTTCTTGCTCTGATGTCCAGCGTAAACAGCGGATTTATGGGATTTCCCGTTACGGCGTCGATTTTCGGCAGCCAGGCGCTGTATTTCATGGTCATCGAAAACTGCACCTGCGTTTTCTATCTCTATTTCCTGCAGGTTTTGCAGTTGAATTACGGCACAAAAAAACGGGCGGACATTCGCGCGGTGTTCCGCTCTCTCTGCAACATGTGTATGCTGGCGGCACTGATAGGACTGGTCCTTCTGATTACAGGAATACGGCTCCCAGAAATCGCCTCGGATTTTTTCGGAATTCTGGCGGACGCAACAGTGCCGGTCTCTATGATTGTGCTGGGAATCCAGCTGAGCAACAGCAATCTGAAATCCGCCTTCACCGATCGGAAGCTTATTATTGTCTGCCTTGTCAACGTGGTGCTTGTGCCGGTGCTGACATTCCTGGGCTGTAACTGGCTGCCTCTCACGAACTGGGCCAAGCTGACGCTGGTGTTTGCTTCGGCTTTTCCGGGCGCGGTGATTTCCGTTGCGATTGCCGCCAGGGAAAACAAAAATGCAGACCTGATGGCGAAGGGCATCGCGATGACGACGCTGATGTCGCTGGCAACTCTGCCGGTGGCCGCCATGGCGCTGATGGAGCTGTATATGTAG
- a CDS encoding DUF523 domain-containing protein, with protein MYIISSCLLGNNCKYNGGNNRNGDVIRFYQTHSCCVVCPETAGGLQSPRPPAEYSGERILDRAGKDVTEAFRRGAEESWKHVLRQAEKRREPVEGAVLKGNSPSCGSGSIYDGTFTGTTIPGDGCFVRILKEHGIEVISEKEIDRWLTTKKKYQR; from the coding sequence ATGTATATCATAAGCAGCTGCCTGCTGGGCAATAATTGTAAATACAACGGAGGAAATAACCGGAACGGGGATGTGATCCGGTTTTATCAGACGCATTCCTGCTGCGTGGTATGTCCGGAGACTGCGGGAGGCCTGCAGTCTCCCCGTCCGCCGGCGGAATATTCCGGGGAACGGATCCTGGATCGAGCCGGAAAAGACGTGACCGAGGCCTTCCGGCGCGGTGCGGAGGAATCCTGGAAGCACGTTCTGCGCCAGGCGGAGAAGCGACGAGAGCCCGTTGAAGGGGCCGTATTGAAGGGAAACAGTCCATCCTGCGGAAGCGGATCGATCTATGACGGAACCTTTACCGGAACGACGATCCCGGGCGACGGATGTTTTGTACGAATATTAAAAGAGCATGGAATAGAAGTAATATCGGAAAAGGAGATCGACAGATGGTTAACTACAAAGAAGAAATATCAAAGATAA
- a CDS encoding B12-binding domain-containing radical SAM protein, translating into MRILLTTLNSKYIHTNLSLKYLYSVVADSGLDVELREFTINNERDLVFGEIMRGGYDLVCFSCYVWNIEQIRSLCSDLKKARPDLRILLGGPEVSYESERFLRDNPWADFIIRGEGEKPFSQFCRELISGNRDFSKVSSLTYWGLDTVISNEAGSLPYMDRLPFPYTYLEVETDKIVYYESVRGCPFRCSYCISSVDSTVRELSLERVRRDIGYLMYKNIRQVKFIDRTFNYNKARAGEIWQYIIDKDNGTTNFHFEICGDLLDSDSFRILSKARKGLFQFEIGVQSANPYTLREISRKTETAGVLQNISKLMELETIEVHVDLIAGLPCEDYRSFAESFDRVYAVHPSVLQLGFLKLLKGTRIRREAERHGYVYRNKAPYEVISNKYMSAIDFVKLKMVTTVLDLYYNRGGFQRTLEFLIEDMEVTPFRFFERLADFYYSGKYHMASHKKEDLYRILYRFAMKQEAKFSGISTRAEHFLTLDLMDTLNPEVVRRFMEKGWELK; encoded by the coding sequence ATGAGAATTCTTCTGACGACATTAAATTCGAAATATATCCATACGAATCTGTCGCTGAAATATCTCTATTCCGTAGTGGCGGATTCCGGGCTGGATGTGGAGCTCCGCGAATTTACCATCAATAACGAACGGGATCTCGTGTTCGGAGAAATCATGCGGGGCGGATATGATCTGGTGTGTTTCTCCTGCTATGTCTGGAATATAGAACAGATCCGCTCTTTGTGCAGCGACCTGAAAAAGGCCCGCCCGGATCTCCGCATCCTTCTGGGCGGACCAGAGGTCAGTTATGAAAGCGAGAGGTTTCTTCGGGACAACCCGTGGGCCGATTTCATCATCCGCGGAGAGGGCGAAAAGCCGTTCTCCCAGTTCTGCCGCGAGCTGATTTCGGGGAACAGGGACTTCAGCAAGGTCAGCAGTCTGACCTACTGGGGTCTGGACACGGTTATTTCCAACGAGGCGGGCTCGCTTCCCTATATGGACCGGCTCCCGTTCCCCTACACATATCTGGAGGTGGAGACGGACAAGATCGTGTACTACGAATCCGTCCGGGGATGCCCGTTCCGCTGCTCTTACTGTATTTCCTCCGTGGACAGCACGGTGAGGGAGCTTTCCCTGGAGCGTGTGCGCAGGGATATCGGGTATCTGATGTACAAAAATATCCGTCAGGTGAAGTTCATTGACCGGACCTTTAACTATAACAAAGCGCGGGCCGGAGAGATCTGGCAGTATATCATCGACAAAGACAACGGAACCACGAACTTCCACTTTGAGATCTGCGGAGATCTTCTCGATTCGGATTCCTTCCGGATCCTGTCCAAAGCGCGGAAGGGGCTTTTTCAGTTTGAGATCGGCGTGCAGTCGGCGAACCCGTACACTCTGAGGGAAATCAGCCGGAAGACCGAAACCGCCGGGGTCCTGCAGAACATCAGCAAGCTGATGGAACTGGAAACCATCGAGGTTCACGTCGACCTTATCGCGGGACTGCCCTGTGAGGATTACCGGTCCTTCGCGGAATCCTTCGACCGTGTGTATGCGGTTCATCCGTCGGTACTGCAGCTTGGGTTTCTGAAGCTCCTGAAGGGCACGAGGATCCGCAGGGAAGCAGAGAGGCACGGGTATGTTTACAGGAACAAAGCGCCATACGAGGTGATCAGTAACAAATACATGTCCGCCATTGATTTTGTCAAGCTGAAGATGGTCACGACTGTGCTTGATCTCTACTACAACCGGGGCGGATTTCAGCGCACGCTGGAATTCCTCATTGAAGACATGGAAGTCACTCCGTTCCGCTTCTTTGAGCGGCTGGCGGATTTCTATTATTCCGGAAAATATCATATGGCTTCTCATAAAAAGGAGGATCTGTACCGGATTCTGTACCGGTTCGCCATGAAGCAGGAGGCGAAATTCAGCGGAATCTCCACGAGAGCAGAGCATTTCCTGACGCTGGATCTGATGGACACGCTGAATCCGGAGGTCGTCCGACGGTTTATGGAGAAAGGATGGGAACTGAAGTAA
- the argS gene encoding arginine--tRNA ligase: MVNYKEEISKIIAGQVSELSEEDALELVEIPQDPAMGDYAFPCFRLAKLLRKSPQSIAADIAQAIADRPLFEKVEQVNAYVNMFLSKEMYTRSTLEDAMDGENFGKTNVGDGKLVIVEYSSPNIAKPFHIGHIRSTVIGNSINLIYRALGYKVRRLNHVGDYGTQFGKMIVAYRHWGNEQDVKDNPITTLLGYYTKFHVEAEKHPELDDEARKAFADLEKGQEEEVKLWKWFREESMKEFNRVYKMLDIEFDEVDGESFYSDKMQRFIDELKEKGLLEESRGAQIVDLEEYGMPPALITKSDGSTLYCTRDIATAVYRKETYDFYKNIYVVASQQNLYFQQWMKVVELLGYDWVKDCIHVPFGMVSLEDGTMSTRAGRVVFLEDVLNKAVEKTREIIAEKNPAADEAFIDDVAHQVGIGAVIFQELSNNKIKDYVFKWDKVLNFDGETGPYVQYTHARCASVLRKAGEETVAKAWNLDDVDFSYLNSDSAYALTRLLYALPQTVVEAGEKFEPSIITRHIVNIAQAYNRFYHDEHILSENEEERVAKVALTIAAKNGIRNGLALLGMKAPERM, translated from the coding sequence ATGGTTAACTACAAAGAAGAAATATCAAAGATAATCGCCGGACAGGTCAGCGAGCTGAGCGAGGAGGACGCTCTGGAGCTGGTCGAGATCCCGCAGGATCCGGCAATGGGAGATTACGCATTCCCGTGCTTCCGCCTGGCAAAGCTTTTGCGCAAGTCTCCGCAGAGCATCGCGGCAGACATCGCTCAGGCGATCGCGGACCGGCCTTTGTTCGAGAAGGTCGAGCAGGTCAACGCATATGTGAATATGTTCCTGTCCAAGGAAATGTATACCAGGTCAACCCTGGAGGATGCGATGGACGGGGAGAACTTCGGAAAGACGAATGTGGGCGACGGAAAGCTTGTGATCGTGGAATATTCCTCGCCGAATATCGCCAAGCCGTTCCATATCGGTCATATCCGCAGCACCGTGATCGGAAATTCCATCAATCTGATTTACCGGGCGCTGGGTTACAAAGTCAGACGGCTGAACCATGTGGGCGATTACGGCACCCAGTTCGGGAAAATGATCGTCGCGTACCGGCATTGGGGAAATGAGCAGGACGTGAAGGATAATCCAATTACCACTCTGCTGGGATACTATACGAAATTCCATGTGGAGGCGGAGAAGCACCCCGAGCTGGACGATGAGGCGAGAAAGGCTTTCGCGGATCTGGAGAAGGGGCAGGAGGAGGAAGTTAAGCTCTGGAAGTGGTTCCGGGAGGAATCCATGAAGGAGTTCAACCGCGTGTATAAGATGCTGGACATCGAGTTCGACGAGGTGGACGGTGAGAGCTTCTATTCCGATAAGATGCAGCGCTTCATCGATGAGCTGAAGGAGAAAGGGCTGCTGGAGGAATCCAGAGGCGCGCAGATCGTGGACCTGGAGGAGTACGGCATGCCGCCGGCGCTGATCACGAAATCAGACGGCTCCACGCTGTACTGTACGCGTGATATTGCCACCGCGGTGTACCGGAAGGAAACCTACGACTTCTATAAGAACATCTATGTGGTCGCCTCGCAGCAGAACCTGTATTTCCAGCAGTGGATGAAGGTCGTGGAGCTGCTGGGCTATGACTGGGTGAAGGACTGCATTCACGTGCCGTTCGGAATGGTCAGCCTGGAGGACGGAACCATGTCCACCCGGGCCGGCCGCGTGGTCTTCCTGGAGGACGTTCTGAACAAGGCGGTTGAGAAGACCCGGGAGATTATCGCAGAGAAGAATCCCGCTGCGGATGAGGCGTTCATCGACGATGTGGCGCATCAGGTGGGAATCGGTGCGGTGATCTTCCAGGAGCTTTCGAATAACAAAATCAAGGACTATGTGTTCAAGTGGGACAAGGTTCTGAACTTTGACGGAGAGACCGGCCCGTACGTACAGTACACTCACGCTCGCTGCGCAAGCGTGCTCCGCAAGGCGGGCGAAGAAACTGTGGCGAAGGCGTGGAATCTGGATGATGTGGACTTCAGTTATCTGAACAGCGACAGTGCGTACGCTCTGACCCGTCTGCTGTACGCTCTTCCGCAGACTGTTGTGGAAGCCGGCGAGAAGTTCGAGCCTTCCATCATCACCCGTCATATTGTCAACATCGCTCAGGCGTACAACCGCTTCTATCATGATGAACACATTCTTTCAGAAAATGAAGAGGAGCGGGTGGCCAAGGTTGCACTGACCATCGCAGCCAAGAACGGAATCCGGAACGGTCTGGCGCTGCTGGGAATGAAGGCGCCGGAACGCATGTAA
- a CDS encoding endonuclease MutS2: protein MNEKAIDILEYNKIKELLKDEAGCEMAREMALSLTPETDSRSVSEELRSTTEAVDLIVRKGPLPVGGIYDIAGIVSFARKGGCLTMKQLLQVHYDLAAASNVLRFLKEDVPPVPLISSLAELIVPHPGLEADIDRCILSEDEMADNASAELRGIRRSIQRQNESIRSRLNQIVNSQANRPYLQDSIVTIKGGRYVIPVKLEHRSRFPGIVHDQSKGGATLFIEPQAIVNMNNELRELELAEQAEISRILQKLSDQVGECCHDLRNNQENLVRLDFIMAKGKLSLRMKGEEPKISTDGALVIREGRHPLLDPDSVVPVSVSIGEQYRTLVITGPNTGGKTVTLKTIGLLALMAQSGLHIPASGQSRVPVYSEIFADIGDEQSIEQSLSTFSSHMKNIVEIVGRAGENSLVLLDELGAGTDPTEGAALAVAILERLFRSGAQTVATTHYNEIKKYALSTDGVENGSMEFDVETLSPTYRLRLGTPGKSNAFEISGKLGLPGDIVARAGELIERGDLEFEDVISAIDRDKKRAEEELAEAERIRAEAEQIKARLTEEQAEFRKKRETLMADSRQEAREMLREARATADEVQKELRELSRMDSLGARNKAFDRNRRRLKENEKKYAERVIRQVNSAPVSASQLRVGDRVRVLSLDQNGEVLTLPDDRGELQVQVGIMKVTVNLDDLMLVVDGKKTKAKKPAARKSYGGMMKRKTESVHSSVNVQGENLDSARMDVDKYIDDAYMAGLKEVTVIHGRGEGILQKGLRQSLKRNRHVASIRPGNYNEGGEGVTIVTLRTD from the coding sequence ATGAACGAAAAAGCGATCGATATCTTAGAGTACAATAAAATAAAAGAGCTTTTGAAGGACGAGGCCGGCTGTGAAATGGCGAGGGAAATGGCGCTTTCTCTGACGCCGGAGACAGATTCCCGGAGCGTATCCGAAGAGTTAAGGTCAACTACGGAAGCGGTTGACCTTATTGTGCGTAAAGGGCCGCTGCCCGTCGGCGGCATTTATGATATCGCCGGGATCGTTTCTTTTGCGCGGAAAGGCGGCTGCCTGACCATGAAACAGCTGCTTCAGGTTCACTATGATCTGGCAGCGGCCTCCAACGTGCTCCGGTTTCTGAAGGAGGACGTTCCCCCGGTTCCGCTGATTTCGTCTCTTGCGGAGCTGATTGTGCCGCATCCGGGGCTTGAGGCGGATATCGACCGCTGCATCCTGTCGGAGGATGAGATGGCGGATAACGCGTCTGCGGAGCTCCGCGGGATCCGCCGGAGCATCCAGCGGCAGAATGAGTCCATTCGCAGCCGCCTGAACCAGATCGTGAACAGTCAGGCGAACAGACCATATCTTCAGGACAGTATCGTGACGATCAAGGGCGGGCGGTATGTGATTCCGGTGAAACTGGAGCACAGGTCCAGATTCCCGGGAATCGTGCACGACCAGTCGAAGGGCGGCGCGACTCTGTTCATTGAGCCTCAGGCTATCGTGAACATGAATAATGAGCTGCGTGAGCTGGAGCTTGCGGAGCAGGCTGAAATTTCCCGTATTCTGCAGAAGCTTTCCGATCAGGTAGGGGAGTGCTGCCATGATTTGCGCAATAATCAGGAGAATCTGGTGCGCCTGGACTTTATAATGGCGAAGGGGAAGCTTTCCCTCCGCATGAAGGGCGAGGAACCGAAAATCAGCACAGACGGTGCGCTGGTGATCCGGGAGGGGCGCCACCCGCTGCTGGATCCGGACAGCGTCGTTCCTGTTTCAGTTTCCATCGGGGAGCAATACCGCACGCTGGTGATCACAGGACCCAACACAGGAGGGAAAACCGTGACGCTGAAAACCATCGGCCTTCTTGCGCTGATGGCGCAGAGCGGTCTTCATATTCCCGCTTCGGGACAGAGCCGGGTACCGGTGTACAGTGAGATCTTCGCAGACATCGGCGATGAGCAGAGCATCGAGCAGAGCCTGTCCACTTTTTCTTCGCATATGAAAAACATTGTGGAAATCGTCGGGCGGGCAGGAGAGAATTCTCTGGTGCTTCTGGATGAGCTGGGCGCGGGAACAGACCCGACAGAGGGAGCAGCCCTCGCCGTCGCGATCCTGGAACGGCTGTTTCGCAGCGGGGCGCAGACGGTGGCGACGACCCATTACAATGAGATTAAAAAGTACGCGCTTTCCACTGACGGCGTGGAAAACGGCTCTATGGAATTCGATGTGGAAACCCTGAGTCCGACCTACCGGCTGCGGCTGGGAACGCCGGGGAAGTCGAACGCCTTTGAGATTTCCGGCAAGCTGGGGCTGCCCGGAGATATTGTGGCCCGCGCCGGAGAACTGATCGAGCGGGGAGATCTCGAGTTCGAGGACGTGATCTCCGCCATCGACAGGGACAAAAAAAGAGCTGAGGAAGAACTGGCCGAAGCGGAACGGATCCGTGCCGAGGCGGAACAGATAAAGGCGCGACTGACAGAGGAACAGGCGGAATTCAGGAAGAAGAGGGAAACTCTGATGGCTGACAGCCGTCAGGAGGCCCGAGAGATGCTCCGGGAAGCCAGAGCCACAGCGGACGAGGTGCAAAAGGAGCTCCGGGAACTGTCCAGGATGGACAGCCTGGGAGCGCGGAACAAAGCCTTTGACCGCAATCGCCGCAGGCTGAAGGAAAATGAGAAAAAATACGCTGAACGTGTGATCCGTCAGGTCAACAGCGCACCTGTCAGTGCGTCTCAGCTGAGGGTCGGCGATCGGGTCCGCGTTCTGTCACTGGACCAGAACGGAGAGGTGCTCACACTGCCCGACGACCGGGGAGAACTTCAGGTGCAGGTCGGCATCATGAAGGTGACAGTAAATCTGGACGATCTGATGCTGGTGGTAGACGGAAAGAAGACGAAGGCGAAGAAGCCCGCTGCGCGGAAAAGCTACGGGGGCATGATGAAGCGGAAGACGGAGTCGGTTCACAGCTCGGTAAATGTGCAGGGTGAAAATCTGGACAGCGCGCGGATGGACGTGGATAAATACATTGACGACGCGTATATGGCCGGGCTGAAGGAGGTCACGGTCATTCACGGCCGGGGAGAGGGAATCCTGCAGAAGGGGCTCCGGCAGTCGCTGAAAAGAAACCGGCATGTTGCATCGATCCGCCCCGGCAATTATAATGAGGGGGGAGAGGGCGTGACCATCGTCACCCTCAGAACAGATTAG
- a CDS encoding radical SAM protein, protein MRYEGDIYRPPSEAYSLLVQVTVGCTHNKCTFCSMFKNKKFHLRNMDEVMEDLEEARRLYRHVERIFLCDGDALCLSNRKLLVILQKIRELFPECRRVNVYGNAADVLHKTPEELRELYENGVRMIYIGAESGSEKVLKDICKGVTGEQLIEAVHKIEDSGIQASVTFISGLAGKDGWREHAIESGRMISRMNASYVALLTLMVEPAAPLYEKIRSGEFRLLSPEEVIAETCLMIENMNPEKPCVFRSNHASNYLSLKGTLPEDREAMLAKLRRAMEDSGMLKDERFRML, encoded by the coding sequence TTGAGATACGAAGGAGATATCTACCGGCCGCCCAGCGAGGCTTACAGTCTGCTTGTCCAGGTAACGGTCGGCTGCACACACAACAAATGCACATTCTGCAGCATGTTCAAGAACAAGAAGTTTCATCTCAGGAACATGGATGAGGTCATGGAGGATCTGGAAGAGGCCAGGAGGCTTTACCGGCATGTAGAGCGGATCTTCCTGTGCGACGGGGACGCGTTGTGCCTGTCCAACCGGAAACTTCTGGTGATTCTGCAGAAAATTCGGGAGCTGTTTCCGGAATGCCGGAGAGTAAACGTTTACGGAAACGCCGCCGATGTGCTTCACAAAACGCCGGAGGAGCTGCGCGAGCTGTACGAAAACGGAGTGCGCATGATTTATATCGGCGCGGAGTCCGGGAGCGAAAAGGTTCTGAAGGATATCTGCAAGGGCGTGACCGGAGAACAGCTCATCGAGGCGGTTCACAAAATTGAGGATTCCGGGATCCAGGCGTCAGTCACCTTCATTTCCGGACTGGCCGGTAAAGACGGCTGGCGCGAGCACGCCATTGAAAGCGGCAGAATGATCAGCCGGATGAATGCGTCCTATGTGGCGCTTCTGACGCTGATGGTGGAACCCGCGGCGCCGCTCTATGAAAAAATCCGGAGCGGTGAGTTCAGGCTGCTGTCGCCGGAAGAGGTGATCGCGGAAACCTGCCTGATGATCGAGAACATGAATCCGGAGAAGCCGTGTGTGTTCCGGAGCAATCATGCCTCCAACTATCTTTCACTGAAGGGCACGCTTCCGGAGGACAGAGAGGCGATGCTCGCGAAGCTGAGAAGGGCCATGGAGGACAGCGGAATGCTGAAGGATGAAAGGTTTAGGATGCTGTAA
- a CDS encoding NifU family protein encodes MAQNEKREQIQTLIDEKINPVLESHMGGMEMRDYKDGVLTVRFTGACGGCYAAEDTLENVVKEVFRREMPEIREILLDNSVDEDMMAFARSLMKGGGR; translated from the coding sequence ATGGCGCAGAACGAGAAAAGAGAACAGATACAGACGCTTATCGATGAGAAGATAAATCCGGTGCTGGAGAGCCACATGGGCGGCATGGAAATGCGGGATTACAAAGACGGCGTTCTCACAGTGCGGTTCACCGGCGCATGCGGCGGCTGCTATGCGGCGGAGGACACGCTGGAGAACGTTGTAAAGGAAGTTTTCCGCCGGGAGATGCCGGAAATCAGGGAGATCCTGCTGGACAACTCCGTGGATGAGGACATGATGGCCTTTGCCCGTTCGCTGATGAAGGGCGGCGGGCGATGA
- a CDS encoding cell division protein ZapA, whose translation MGDKVEVKIYGQTYSISGDKTQEEIERIADYVDDRMHLVSKVMGRNGTGAVAVLSSINIAEEYFDQQEEMERLRVANQQLERDSAHYIKLWEDAKKNYKQTREAMEKLKLEGQKEDKRFQELQAKCSEFENQIFDLQMENIQLKSQIEKLQKG comes from the coding sequence ATGGGTGACAAAGTAGAAGTTAAGATTTACGGACAGACCTACAGTATTTCCGGAGATAAGACTCAGGAGGAAATCGAGAGAATCGCGGATTATGTGGATGATCGTATGCACCTTGTTTCCAAAGTGATGGGACGGAACGGCACCGGCGCTGTCGCGGTGCTGTCCTCCATCAACATTGCGGAGGAGTATTTTGACCAGCAGGAGGAAATGGAGCGGCTCCGCGTCGCGAATCAGCAGCTGGAGAGAGATTCCGCGCATTACATCAAGCTCTGGGAGGACGCGAAAAAGAATTACAAGCAGACCCGGGAGGCGATGGAAAAGCTGAAGCTGGAGGGACAGAAGGAAGACAAGCGGTTCCAGGAGCTCCAGGCGAAATGCTCCGAGTTTGAGAATCAGATCTTCGATCTGCAGATGGAAAACATCCAGCTGAAAAGTCAGATAGAAAAGCTTCAGAAGGGCTGA